In Candidatus Eremiobacteraceae bacterium, the following proteins share a genomic window:
- a CDS encoding anhydro-N-acetylmuramic acid kinase, with the protein FGPEYFASVLARAADLGCSTQTMIATLTAGAAQAIARAIPAGTQRIIVSGGGARNPTLLRHLRDALAARFPAPPLLSSSDDFGLPADAKEAMAFAFFAVECLRGRSTNVPAATGARRSAVLGKIVPGENYALLLHAIAMR; encoded by the coding sequence CATTTGGCCCGGAATATTTTGCGTCGGTGCTCGCGCGAGCCGCAGATCTGGGCTGCAGCACACAGACGATGATCGCCACGCTGACCGCCGGCGCCGCGCAAGCGATCGCGCGCGCGATTCCGGCCGGGACGCAGCGCATCATCGTCAGCGGCGGCGGCGCGCGCAATCCCACGCTCTTGAGACACCTGCGCGACGCGCTTGCCGCGCGATTTCCGGCACCGCCGTTGTTGTCGAGTTCCGACGATTTCGGTTTGCCGGCCGATGCCAAGGAAGCGATGGCCTTTGCGTTCTTCGCCGTGGAGTGTCTGCGCGGCCGCAGTACTAATGTGCCGGCGGCGACCGGCGCTCGCAGATCTGCCGTGCTCGGCAAGATCGTGCCCGGCGAGAATTACGCGTTGCTGCTGCACGCGATCGCGATGCGGTGA
- a CDS encoding BadF/BadG/BcrA/BcrD ATPase family protein: MSGRSGVAIGVDAGASSTLALLVDDSCHEIRRASAGGANVRVLGRERTAAELRKAVEPLAECGPELRAICVGAAGAGRTDDRKAIEDIVRAIVPRCAEVIICHDGKIALEAFTHVRPALAIIAGTGSFVYGEDRLGRGVRGGGWGPVIGDPGSGYSLGLAAVRHLSNALDGVAESDDLSEAVAAQLGVRDFAELVELVQRWPPDIVRIADLARLVGDASARGSRAAAALTERESRALCAIAENVARAIGDGTETVPACLAGGAYSAVPELRRSLTDQLRRVGVEASRLMVEPALGAARLALSARPKG; encoded by the coding sequence GTGAGCGGCCGCAGCGGAGTTGCGATCGGCGTCGATGCCGGAGCAAGCTCCACGCTGGCGCTGCTCGTCGACGACTCGTGCCACGAAATCCGCCGTGCATCTGCGGGAGGCGCGAACGTTCGTGTCTTGGGTCGCGAACGTACCGCGGCGGAACTCCGCAAAGCGGTCGAGCCGCTTGCCGAGTGCGGTCCGGAGCTGCGCGCCATCTGCGTCGGCGCCGCCGGAGCGGGTCGCACCGACGATCGCAAAGCGATAGAAGACATCGTCCGCGCGATCGTGCCGCGCTGTGCAGAAGTCATCATCTGTCATGACGGCAAGATCGCGCTCGAAGCGTTCACGCACGTGAGGCCCGCACTCGCGATCATCGCCGGCACCGGCAGCTTCGTCTATGGAGAGGATCGGTTGGGTCGCGGTGTGCGCGGCGGCGGCTGGGGACCGGTCATCGGCGATCCTGGAAGCGGATACTCGCTCGGTCTGGCGGCGGTCCGTCATCTCTCGAATGCGCTCGACGGCGTCGCAGAGTCCGATGATCTCTCCGAAGCCGTCGCGGCGCAGCTCGGCGTTCGAGATTTTGCCGAACTCGTCGAGCTCGTGCAGCGTTGGCCGCCGGACATCGTACGGATCGCGGATCTCGCGAGACTCGTCGGTGATGCGAGCGCGCGCGGATCGCGCGCGGCGGCCGCGCTAACCGAAAGAGAATCGCGCGCCCTTTGTGCGATCGCAGAGAATGTGGCACGAGCGATCGGCGACGGAACCGAAACGGTGCCCGCGTGTCTCGCCGGCGGCGCCTATTCTGCGGTGCCGGAACTCCGCCGTTCCTTGACCGATCAGCTGCGCCGCGTGGGTGTCGAGGCGTCACGTCTAATGGTCGAACCCGCGCTTGGCGCCGCGCGGCTTGCGCTGTCCGCGAGACCCAAGGGATAG
- a CDS encoding S-layer homology domain-containing protein produces MKYWMRYALAILVCVLAIGRALPAAAADPNNPFADVSPSDPAYLAIVRLHDAGYLQGYPDGYFHGKRPITRYEMSILVDRVVSELEFQLDNPAGAMKVTQRSVADARLLLDTYGTQINNLQKAQTALTQQVSTLAATADRTQIHLYSYVRAPGTYTETVSAFNNKGVPFKANTAVSDGVSTYNQGTNARGTGLEVIRLIMSGNVDKQTSYAIRLENKNYFGQANVNGFDNVTPTTNSYNDQGVLRLNYAYIKYNFKNSPLYTLVGKYSASGDLGLTFSNDYFNGGQLGFNGRVNGFFGFGQQNGPDLGSNLPFGYVPTGLASTGSLPHTQFAWMGHAGWSATPKLTVGADILDQSALPQKIWSTVKQNFLSFNQPLAAGSIAASYKFSPEATLAVEGLQRFGNDPTTHSAWIDSRAIWVQGLLGNSAAADGNSYAEIGYAGTGYNSVINGNTGLNGTPFYTYYYTGQANDRRMTYGSIYHYVGNTVRVGVTYLDWGLNVPEPIVPGTGIPNGSYLSTNDNRALFFSTQLVF; encoded by the coding sequence GTGAAATACTGGATGCGATACGCGCTGGCGATATTGGTCTGCGTGCTCGCGATCGGGCGTGCGCTGCCGGCAGCCGCGGCCGATCCGAACAACCCCTTCGCCGATGTATCCCCCTCGGATCCGGCATATCTGGCCATCGTCCGGCTACACGACGCGGGCTATCTTCAAGGTTATCCGGACGGATATTTCCACGGCAAGCGACCGATCACGCGCTACGAGATGTCAATTCTCGTCGATCGCGTCGTGAGCGAGCTCGAGTTTCAGCTCGACAATCCGGCCGGCGCGATGAAGGTCACGCAACGGTCGGTCGCAGACGCGCGCCTGCTGCTCGATACCTACGGCACGCAGATCAATAATTTACAGAAGGCGCAAACCGCGCTGACGCAGCAGGTCTCAACGCTTGCGGCGACCGCTGACCGGACGCAAATACACCTGTACTCGTATGTGCGTGCGCCCGGAACGTACACGGAAACCGTCAGCGCGTTCAATAACAAGGGCGTGCCCTTTAAGGCCAACACCGCGGTGAGCGACGGCGTCAGCACGTACAACCAGGGCACGAACGCGCGAGGCACCGGGCTCGAAGTGATCAGGCTTATCATGAGCGGGAACGTGGACAAGCAGACGAGCTACGCGATCCGCCTCGAGAACAAGAACTACTTCGGCCAAGCGAACGTCAACGGGTTCGACAACGTGACGCCCACGACGAACAGCTACAACGACCAAGGCGTGCTGCGGCTCAACTACGCGTACATCAAATACAACTTCAAGAACTCGCCGCTTTACACGCTCGTCGGCAAGTATAGCGCGAGCGGAGATCTCGGCTTGACGTTCTCGAACGACTACTTCAACGGCGGACAGCTCGGCTTCAACGGCCGCGTGAACGGATTCTTCGGCTTCGGCCAGCAGAACGGTCCGGACCTCGGCAGCAACTTGCCGTTCGGCTACGTTCCGACCGGACTTGCGTCCACCGGCTCGTTACCGCACACGCAGTTCGCGTGGATGGGCCACGCGGGCTGGAGCGCGACCCCGAAACTCACGGTCGGAGCAGACATCCTCGATCAGTCGGCTCTGCCGCAGAAGATCTGGTCGACAGTGAAGCAGAACTTCTTGAGCTTCAACCAGCCGCTTGCGGCCGGATCGATAGCTGCCTCGTACAAGTTCTCACCCGAAGCGACACTGGCGGTCGAAGGGCTGCAGCGCTTCGGCAACGACCCGACGACGCACTCCGCCTGGATCGATAGCCGGGCCATCTGGGTGCAGGGCCTATTAGGCAACAGCGCCGCCGCCGACGGAAACTCGTATGCGGAAATCGGCTATGCGGGCACGGGCTACAACTCAGTCATCAACGGCAACACCGGCCTGAACGGCACGCCGTTCTACACCTACTACTACACCGGTCAGGCGAATGACCGCCGTATGACCTACGGCAGCATCTACCACTACGTCGGCAACACCGTCCGAGTCGGCGTGACATATCTCGACTGGGGACTGAACGTTCCGGAGCCGATCGTGCCCGGCACCGGCATTCCAAACGGCTCATACCTCTCGACCAACGACAACCGCGCGCTGTTCTTCAGCACGCAGCTGGTGTTCTGA
- a CDS encoding multicopper oxidase domain-containing protein, which produces MNRSSIGALLSTVALAYLTACSGRSASADAPADVRVPAVTAEVSTTEPGYAVPTPQSNPESLPPLPSGNTVTVNLVLLDRTVQIAPGVKYRAWTFNGTVPGPVIHAQVGDTIDVTLTNKAMMGHSIDFHAALAPPNIAYQTVQPGKTLHFSWVARYPGAFLYHCGTPPVLAHISNGMYGAVIVDPKDGWGSDARSFVLVQSEFYPSPYPGAPGIFYGDLSKMKTAMADVVTFNGLAFRYRVNPLQIKVGQPVRVFVVDAGPSHFSAFHIVGTILSRVLVDGNPSNQLEGIQTTAIPPGGGAVVEFTVQQAGTYPVVTHSFGDADAGALGLFNATD; this is translated from the coding sequence ATGAATCGCTCGTCGATCGGAGCATTACTATCGACGGTGGCACTGGCGTATTTGACCGCATGTTCCGGACGATCCGCCTCAGCCGACGCACCGGCAGACGTTCGGGTTCCCGCTGTCACCGCAGAAGTTTCAACGACCGAACCTGGGTACGCCGTTCCAACGCCGCAATCGAATCCCGAATCGCTTCCACCTTTGCCGAGCGGCAACACCGTTACGGTAAATCTTGTATTGCTCGATCGTACGGTCCAGATCGCGCCGGGCGTGAAGTACAGAGCCTGGACCTTCAACGGCACGGTGCCGGGCCCGGTGATCCATGCTCAAGTCGGTGACACGATCGACGTCACGCTGACGAACAAAGCCATGATGGGCCACTCGATCGATTTCCACGCGGCGCTTGCCCCGCCGAATATCGCGTATCAGACGGTGCAGCCCGGGAAGACGCTCCACTTCTCATGGGTTGCTCGCTATCCGGGGGCATTTCTTTATCACTGCGGAACGCCGCCCGTGCTTGCACACATCAGCAACGGGATGTACGGCGCGGTCATCGTAGATCCAAAGGACGGTTGGGGTTCGGACGCCCGGTCGTTCGTGCTCGTGCAGAGCGAATTCTATCCGTCGCCTTATCCGGGCGCGCCGGGAATATTCTACGGTGATCTCTCCAAGATGAAGACCGCTATGGCGGATGTCGTGACCTTCAATGGTCTCGCATTCCGGTACCGCGTGAATCCGCTGCAGATCAAGGTCGGGCAGCCGGTCAGAGTATTCGTCGTTGATGCCGGCCCGAGCCACTTCTCGGCGTTCCACATAGTCGGGACGATTTTGAGCCGTGTGCTCGTGGATGGCAATCCGTCGAATCAGCTCGAAGGTATTCAGACGACCGCGATACCGCCAGGCGGAGGCGCCGTCGTCGAGTTCACGGTGCAACAGGCCGGCACGTATCCGGTTGTGACGCATTCCTTCGGTGATGCAGATGCCGGCGCGCTCGGGCTCTTCAACGCAACGGATTAG